The Spirosoma radiotolerans genome has a window encoding:
- a CDS encoding GNAT family N-acetyltransferase: protein MTTTLITFPLSVGQLRPWREGDEDSLVRHASNRHIWNNVRDFFPYPYTPRDAHSWVRSNKSYQQPNNFAIEVDGQAVGNVGFTVKDDIYRYNAEIGYWLSESYWGRGIMSESLPIITKYIFQYFQVNRIFACVLEGNIGSMKVLEAAGYQHEAIHRKAAVKNNQYLDEHIFSMLRSEHRELT from the coding sequence TTGACTACCACGTTGATTACGTTTCCGCTTTCTGTTGGCCAATTGCGTCCCTGGCGTGAGGGCGACGAAGATTCGCTGGTTCGACACGCCAGTAATCGCCACATCTGGAACAATGTCCGCGATTTTTTCCCGTACCCGTACACACCACGGGATGCTCATTCGTGGGTTCGTTCGAACAAATCGTATCAGCAGCCCAACAACTTTGCCATTGAGGTTGATGGGCAGGCCGTAGGCAATGTTGGCTTCACGGTAAAAGATGACATTTACCGGTACAATGCCGAGATTGGTTACTGGCTCAGCGAGAGTTATTGGGGCCGGGGTATTATGAGCGAATCGCTGCCCATCATAACAAAATATATTTTTCAGTATTTTCAGGTAAACCGCATTTTTGCCTGCGTGCTCGAAGGGAATATTGGGTCAATGAAAGTGCTGGAGGCCGCCGGATACCAGCACGAAGCGATCCACCGAAAAGCTGCGGTCAAAAACAATCAGTATCTGGATGAGCATATTTTTTCAATGCTTCGGTCAGAACATCGGGAGCTAACCTAG
- a CDS encoding peptide MFS transporter — protein MEVTDVKPVRTATLFGHPMGLFVLFFTEMWERFSYYGMRAILLLFLIDTVRGGMGLSEADGAAIYGIYTASVYLLSLPGGWIADNLLGQRKSIWYGGIIIMLGHIILAIPSGSGLFYSGLCIVAMGTGLLKPNISTVVGELYPEGGARKDAAFSIFYMGINTGSLLGISIVGYLGQKVGWHYGFGAAAVAMALGLVTYRLFGQRYLGDHGHYVAQEATTEEKSADGNRSLLLFVAFIVALMATLQLTGVLDLTTAQGLAKAMGTIISLIALCYFAYILLTGGLDATEKKRVVVLFIFFLAAALYWAGNEQQGSSLQIFADRYTELSVFGWQMPSSWFQNLNPAFILIFSPVLAALWVFLANNKISFPVPAKFAVSLLLLGLAYVVMVFGAKVALTGVRTSPLFLTFTYLFFTVAELFLSPVGLSAFSKLAPKRYTSQLMGLWFVGSSLGNLIAGLFAGGFDEKNVQQMPQLFQSVAVFTLVSGFILLLFTKPLKRWMGGVE, from the coding sequence ATGGAAGTTACTGATGTAAAGCCTGTTCGCACGGCCACCTTGTTTGGCCACCCAATGGGCCTTTTTGTCTTGTTTTTTACCGAGATGTGGGAGCGCTTCAGCTACTACGGCATGCGGGCTATTCTCCTACTGTTTCTGATCGATACGGTTCGGGGTGGCATGGGCCTGAGTGAAGCTGATGGAGCTGCCATTTATGGTATTTATACTGCATCGGTTTACCTTCTGTCGCTGCCTGGCGGCTGGATTGCCGATAACCTGCTGGGGCAACGTAAATCTATCTGGTACGGCGGAATCATTATTATGCTGGGGCATATTATACTGGCCATTCCCTCTGGCAGTGGTCTGTTTTACAGTGGCTTATGCATCGTAGCCATGGGGACGGGGCTGCTCAAACCGAACATCAGCACCGTTGTTGGCGAATTATACCCCGAAGGCGGGGCTCGTAAAGATGCGGCTTTCTCTATTTTCTACATGGGAATCAACACAGGGTCTCTACTGGGTATTTCAATTGTGGGCTATCTGGGTCAGAAAGTCGGTTGGCATTACGGCTTTGGGGCAGCTGCCGTAGCGATGGCATTAGGCTTAGTCACGTACCGTCTGTTCGGGCAGCGTTACCTCGGCGACCACGGTCATTATGTGGCCCAGGAAGCGACAACAGAGGAGAAATCGGCGGATGGAAACCGCTCATTGCTCCTGTTTGTGGCATTCATCGTGGCCTTAATGGCAACCCTACAACTAACGGGTGTTCTCGATCTAACAACAGCACAAGGACTGGCCAAAGCGATGGGTACGATCATTTCGCTGATTGCCCTGTGTTACTTCGCGTATATTTTACTGACGGGTGGGCTGGATGCGACAGAAAAAAAGCGAGTTGTCGTATTATTTATCTTCTTTCTGGCAGCGGCTTTGTATTGGGCAGGCAATGAGCAACAGGGCTCCTCGCTGCAGATTTTTGCGGATCGATACACCGAATTATCGGTTTTTGGCTGGCAGATGCCATCGAGCTGGTTCCAGAATCTGAACCCCGCCTTTATCCTGATCTTTTCGCCCGTATTGGCCGCTCTGTGGGTTTTTCTTGCCAATAATAAGATCAGCTTCCCTGTGCCGGCCAAGTTCGCTGTCTCTCTATTATTGCTGGGATTGGCGTATGTGGTGATGGTGTTCGGAGCAAAAGTCGCTCTAACAGGCGTTCGTACTTCTCCTTTATTTCTGACCTTTACGTACCTGTTTTTTACTGTTGCCGAATTGTTTTTAAGCCCGGTAGGACTCAGCGCGTTTTCTAAATTAGCGCCCAAACGGTATACCAGTCAATTGATGGGACTCTGGTTCGTAGGATCGTCGCTGGGCAACCTCATTGCGGGGCTGTTTGCGGGTGGCTTCGATGAAAAAAACGTTCAGCAAATGCCTCAACTGTTCCAAAGTGTAGCGGTGTTTACATTGGTGTCAGGGTTTATTCTGCTGCTGTTTACCAAACCCCTGAAAAGATGGATGGGCGGGGTGGAATGA
- a CDS encoding histidine kinase encodes MTREQLIGTIGRNGKRIQLRGTDLAKFDFSGLDLTGADLSFSNLGKANFRGAILRQVNLSFSNLSGADFTDADLYEANFNFSSLEDVNLSGANVEGASFNFSGRSKYRPEPTNIREEPITLTTILQKPGWGTLIGALIGALLVYGCNAIIYFSDLILKAANPLMVGLYQFLITQNMVDGAACFLITWALSGWLARQFRAVWPRHLIITISVMFSILLINTALYYALGKPFIDALAKLPSGIERTADWYIYIAGDLLVANGFLYVLQQGRQLTRKLSEQEFQLLNLEKLKTRAELDALQAKINPHFLYNALNSIASLVHEDPDKAEEMTLLLSKLFRYSTGRDGELFATLADELEMVRTYLQVEKVRFGNRLTFSVEISDPALSELRLPQFLLQPVVENAIKHGIAKRADQGRIDVRIYEKNGELHLCVHDNGPAFPDDMSGGYGLRSIQDKLKLLYGDEAKVELQNWPLKQVLISILMTKIRSVRDVETPNA; translated from the coding sequence ATGACCCGCGAACAACTTATTGGTACCATTGGCAGGAATGGCAAACGCATTCAGTTGCGGGGTACCGACCTGGCTAAATTTGACTTCAGCGGGCTCGACCTAACGGGGGCTGACCTTAGCTTTTCCAACCTCGGCAAAGCTAACTTTCGGGGGGCTATCCTCCGGCAGGTAAACCTGAGCTTTTCGAACCTGAGCGGAGCTGACTTCACAGACGCTGACCTCTACGAAGCCAATTTCAACTTCAGTTCGCTGGAAGATGTCAACTTGAGCGGAGCCAACGTTGAAGGAGCTTCATTTAATTTCTCGGGGCGCAGTAAGTACCGCCCCGAACCCACCAATATCCGGGAAGAGCCCATTACGCTGACGACCATTCTGCAAAAACCAGGATGGGGAACCCTTATCGGCGCCTTAATTGGTGCCTTGCTGGTGTATGGATGCAATGCCATCATTTACTTTTCAGATTTAATTTTGAAGGCTGCTAACCCGCTGATGGTGGGTTTATATCAGTTCCTGATCACTCAGAACATGGTCGATGGAGCGGCCTGCTTTCTAATAACCTGGGCACTTTCAGGCTGGCTGGCTCGTCAGTTTCGAGCCGTTTGGCCAAGGCATCTCATTATCACCATAAGCGTCATGTTCAGCATTCTCCTGATTAATACGGCCTTGTATTATGCGTTGGGAAAGCCCTTTATCGACGCGCTGGCCAAGCTACCCAGCGGCATTGAACGTACGGCCGACTGGTATATTTACATAGCCGGGGATCTGCTGGTTGCCAATGGTTTTCTATACGTACTGCAACAAGGACGGCAGTTGACGCGCAAACTGTCCGAACAGGAGTTTCAACTGCTCAATCTGGAAAAGCTAAAGACCCGTGCCGAACTGGATGCGTTACAGGCCAAGATAAATCCGCATTTTCTCTACAATGCCCTCAACAGCATTGCCAGTTTGGTCCACGAAGACCCCGACAAAGCGGAGGAAATGACGCTTTTGCTTTCCAAACTCTTTCGCTATTCGACCGGGCGCGATGGCGAGTTGTTTGCAACACTGGCCGACGAACTGGAAATGGTCCGTACGTATTTGCAGGTGGAGAAGGTTCGGTTTGGTAACCGGCTTACGTTCAGTGTTGAAATCAGCGACCCGGCACTTAGTGAACTTCGTCTGCCGCAATTCCTGCTGCAACCCGTTGTTGAAAATGCCATTAAACACGGCATCGCCAAGCGGGCTGACCAGGGTCGGATTGATGTTCGTATTTATGAGAAAAACGGAGAATTACACCTTTGCGTCCATGATAATGGGCCCGCTTTCCCCGATGATATGAGCGGTGGGTATGGGCTGCGCAGCATCCAGGATAAGCTCAAACTTCTCTACGGCGATGAGGCCAAAGTTGAGTTACAAAACTGGCCCCTCAAACAGGTCTTGATTTCTATTTTGATGACGAAAATCCGGAGTGTTCGCGATGTTGAAACACCCAATGCTTAA
- a CDS encoding peptidoglycan DD-metalloendopeptidase family protein, with protein MLLPFDFQKDPFLILDFSATNPDLAPESQRQTGLDLTNTAVFSDYVFGKMRTAGVQVGVGGYNEHRVIYRRSEHFSGTEESREIHLGIDFWAAAGTPVFAPLDGVIHSFQDNNNFGDYGPTIILEHNLDGKLLYSLYGHLTRTSLNDLSVGKAISAGEQLGQIGPFPENGDWPPHLHFQLMTDMLGLTGDFPGVCSLSDRAKFLSICPNPNELLGIPGLT; from the coding sequence ATGCTACTCCCCTTCGATTTTCAGAAAGACCCGTTCCTTATTCTTGACTTCTCCGCGACAAACCCGGACCTCGCTCCCGAATCACAGCGGCAAACCGGCCTTGATTTGACCAATACCGCTGTCTTTTCGGACTACGTGTTTGGCAAAATGCGAACGGCGGGCGTACAGGTTGGCGTGGGCGGATACAACGAACACCGGGTTATTTACCGCCGAAGTGAACACTTTTCGGGTACTGAAGAGTCTCGCGAAATCCACCTGGGTATTGATTTCTGGGCAGCCGCCGGAACACCAGTCTTCGCCCCGCTGGATGGCGTTATTCATAGCTTTCAGGATAATAATAACTTCGGCGACTACGGGCCAACCATCATACTTGAGCACAATTTGGATGGCAAACTGCTTTACTCACTCTACGGCCACCTTACCCGCACATCGCTCAACGACTTATCTGTTGGTAAGGCCATCAGCGCCGGTGAGCAACTTGGTCAGATTGGCCCTTTCCCTGAAAACGGCGACTGGCCCCCGCATTTGCACTTCCAGCTAATGACCGATATGCTTGGCTTAACAGGCGATTTCCCCGGCGTTTGTTCCCTATCCGACCGGGCTAAGTTTTTATCGATCTGCCCAAATCCCAATGAGTTATTAGGTATTCCCGGCTTGACTTGA
- the cmk gene encoding (d)CMP kinase, whose protein sequence is MPKIVIAIDGYSSCGKSTTAKAVAARMSYGYIDTGAMYRAVSLYFIQERVSLSNSREVTAALEKIHITFNHNNRTGKNETCLNSLNVEDEIRKMYISNIVSEVSAIPEVRWAMVAQQQKMGRRRGVVMDGRDIGTKVFPDAEVKVFMTADTYTRARRRQQELLAKGELINLDDIIQNLEKRDLIDTTRIESPLRQADDAILLDTSHMTIEEQVDWVIELADRRLAELHRKKQELKKKA, encoded by the coding sequence ATGCCGAAGATAGTGATTGCAATTGACGGGTATTCAAGTTGCGGCAAGAGTACAACCGCCAAGGCCGTAGCAGCTCGTATGAGCTACGGCTACATTGACACGGGTGCTATGTACCGGGCTGTCAGTCTTTATTTTATTCAGGAGCGAGTTTCTCTCTCCAATAGTAGAGAAGTAACGGCTGCGCTCGAAAAAATTCACATTACATTCAACCACAACAATCGCACGGGCAAAAACGAAACGTGCCTGAACAGCCTGAACGTTGAAGACGAAATTCGGAAAATGTACATTTCCAATATTGTCAGCGAAGTAAGTGCCATTCCAGAAGTGCGTTGGGCCATGGTGGCCCAGCAACAGAAAATGGGCCGTCGGCGGGGCGTTGTTATGGATGGACGCGATATCGGCACCAAAGTATTTCCGGATGCCGAGGTAAAGGTGTTTATGACCGCCGACACCTACACGCGCGCCCGCCGTCGACAGCAGGAACTCCTAGCAAAAGGCGAGTTGATAAACCTGGACGATATTATCCAGAACCTGGAGAAGCGTGACCTGATTGACACCACCCGAATTGAAAGCCCGCTCAGGCAGGCGGACGATGCTATCCTGCTGGATACATCGCACATGACCATTGAAGAGCAAGTCGATTGGGTGATCGAACTGGCCGACCGTCGCTTGGCTGAGTTGCACCGAAAAAAACAGGAATTAAAAAAGAAAGCGTAA
- a CDS encoding NAD(P)/FAD-dependent oxidoreductase codes for MAVDFLIVGQGVAGSVLAWTLDQRGCTVLLVDAPTLPSASAVAAGLVNPLTGRKLVRTWKADELFPFLHQFYSNIEQQLGVTFFHPKHIYRPFRSVSEQMDYSALAADPDTQPYIYKPVDDQAYSSFINNPLGGLEVTQAGWVDLTEFVRIVKGYFVRKNQFFEGTVSVNDLTINDRSVKWQGVDINKVIFCDGVQSRENPLFDWLPYNPVKGQILTAVVDNYSIKNIVNQGVFILPVRPGLIRIGATYSWHDLDWQTTEDGRAFLETKVAAILKTPFQIVNQQAGIRPSTKDRRPIIGLHPTKPAVGIFGGLGTKGVSLAPYLAEQFARYLLDGEDLEPEANISRCISLYHGS; via the coding sequence ATGGCTGTTGATTTTCTGATTGTCGGGCAAGGAGTAGCCGGTTCGGTGCTGGCCTGGACACTCGACCAGCGCGGATGTACCGTGTTGCTAGTCGATGCACCGACGCTCCCATCAGCGTCGGCGGTGGCGGCTGGCCTGGTGAATCCGCTTACCGGTCGAAAACTTGTTCGCACCTGGAAGGCTGATGAATTGTTTCCTTTCCTCCACCAATTTTATAGCAATATTGAGCAGCAGCTTGGTGTTACGTTCTTTCATCCCAAGCATATCTACCGCCCCTTCAGGTCCGTTAGCGAACAAATGGATTATTCCGCCCTGGCGGCTGACCCCGACACGCAGCCGTATATTTATAAACCTGTTGATGATCAGGCTTATAGCTCGTTTATCAATAATCCCTTGGGTGGTCTGGAAGTAACACAGGCCGGGTGGGTCGATTTAACTGAGTTTGTTCGAATTGTTAAAGGCTATTTTGTTCGAAAAAATCAATTTTTTGAAGGAACAGTAAGTGTCAATGATCTGACTATAAACGATAGGAGCGTAAAGTGGCAAGGCGTCGATATTAATAAAGTTATATTTTGTGACGGGGTTCAGTCGCGCGAGAATCCGTTATTTGACTGGCTTCCTTACAATCCTGTGAAAGGACAGATTCTGACGGCCGTTGTCGACAATTACTCGATCAAAAACATAGTCAATCAGGGCGTTTTCATTCTGCCCGTCCGACCAGGTCTGATTCGGATTGGCGCAACTTACAGTTGGCACGATCTGGATTGGCAAACAACAGAAGATGGTCGTGCGTTTCTAGAGACGAAAGTGGCGGCTATCCTAAAGACTCCTTTTCAGATTGTCAATCAACAGGCGGGTATCCGGCCGTCGACTAAAGATCGGCGCCCGATTATTGGACTTCATCCAACCAAGCCAGCGGTGGGCATTTTTGGTGGTTTGGGTACAAAAGGCGTATCACTGGCGCCCTATCTGGCCGAACAGTTTGCCCGATACCTTTTAGATGGTGAAGATTTGGAGCCGGAAGCGAATATTAGCCGGTGCATTTCGTTATATCATGGCAGTTGA
- a CDS encoding translation initiation factor, with product MSKKNRTGILYSTDPDFQYQSSHEPEVETLPPAQQNLKIWLVKLGGSKVVTTVRDFVGTEADLADLGKQLKAACGAGGSSKDNEILIQGDHRDKVLAWLTSKGYKAKKAGG from the coding sequence ATGAGTAAGAAAAACAGAACGGGCATCCTGTATTCCACCGATCCGGATTTTCAGTATCAATCCAGCCACGAGCCCGAAGTCGAAACGTTGCCGCCCGCTCAGCAGAACCTTAAGATCTGGCTTGTTAAACTGGGAGGCAGCAAAGTGGTAACGACTGTGCGCGACTTTGTCGGTACCGAAGCTGATCTAGCCGATCTGGGCAAACAACTGAAAGCCGCCTGTGGGGCAGGCGGCTCAAGCAAAGACAACGAAATTCTGATTCAGGGTGACCACCGCGACAAAGTGCTGGCATGGCTCACCAGCAAGGGCTATAAAGCAAAAAAAGCAGGAGGGTAG
- a CDS encoding LytR/AlgR family response regulator transcription factor, producing MTLPFKTILIDDESLAVSRLRRLLNKHRDSIDVIGEAANGAEGLTLIESLQPDLIFLDIEMPLLNGFEMLSRLTTMPMVVFATAFDQYAIRAFEENSIDYLLKPIEAERLARTVQKIRTLVDRQDMAQPAVNPMSESVMRLLAQMQPKKEIYSISVKTGEKIKLVPLSDIAFFEAEDKYVFLATMDGQKFLTTYTLTTLNEKLPDTFVRISRSVMVNRHKIAEVHRHFDGKFLLGMSDKKGTKLTSGSTYGDTVRQLLEL from the coding sequence ATGACACTTCCCTTCAAAACGATATTGATTGACGATGAATCGCTGGCTGTTAGCCGCTTGCGTCGCTTGCTGAACAAGCACCGCGACAGTATAGACGTTATTGGCGAAGCAGCCAATGGCGCCGAAGGCCTGACGCTCATTGAAAGCCTGCAACCTGATTTGATTTTCCTGGATATTGAAATGCCGTTGCTAAATGGTTTCGAGATGCTGTCTCGCCTGACAACCATGCCGATGGTCGTGTTTGCCACCGCCTTTGATCAATACGCCATACGTGCCTTCGAAGAAAATTCCATTGATTATTTACTGAAACCGATCGAAGCCGAGCGGCTGGCCCGCACAGTCCAGAAAATCAGGACGCTGGTCGACCGGCAGGATATGGCACAACCCGCGGTTAACCCCATGTCGGAGAGTGTCATGCGCCTGTTGGCCCAAATGCAGCCGAAGAAAGAAATCTATTCGATCTCGGTGAAAACCGGCGAAAAGATCAAGCTGGTCCCCCTTTCCGACATTGCCTTTTTTGAAGCGGAAGATAAATATGTCTTTCTAGCAACCATGGACGGACAAAAATTTCTGACGACGTATACGCTGACAACACTAAACGAGAAACTCCCGGACACGTTTGTGCGCATCAGCCGATCTGTAATGGTGAACCGGCACAAAATTGCCGAAGTGCACCGGCATTTTGACGGCAAATTCCTGCTGGGCATGAGTGATAAAAAAGGAACAAAACTCACTTCTGGCAGTACCTACGGTGACACTGTCCGGCAACTACTGGAACTTTGA